GCTTAGTGCAGACCCTGAATGTAACTGGAGACTGCAGCAATGTCCTCGTCGCTCAGCTTGCGCGCGATGGTGCGCATGGTCATCGCGTCGCCGTCATTGGTGCGTCCAGCCTCTTCCTTGCGGAAGTCGGTGAGTTGCTTGGCGATGTATTGAGCGTGTTGGCCACCCAGATGCGGGAAACCGGCAGGGGCGTTGCCGGCGCCATTTGGCGAGTGGCAACCGGTGCAGGCTGGCAGGCCTTTTTCCAGATTGCCGCCGCGGAACAGCGCTTCACCGCGAGCGACGATCTTCGGATCGGCGGCGCCGACGCTGCCTTTCTGGCTGGCGAAGTAAGCGGAGATGTCGGCCAGATCCTGATCATTCAGGTTGGTCAGCAGCCCGGTCATTTCGAGAACGACGCGCTTGCCCGACTTGATGTCGTGCAATTGCTTGTTCAGGTAGCGTTCACCCTGACCCGCCAGTTTCGGAAAGTTTGGCGCCATGCTGTTCCCGTCCGGGCCATGGCAGGCTCCGCAGACGGCGGCTTTCGCCTGGCCTGCTGCGGCATCCCCGGCAGCATGCGCGAAGCCTGAGATTCCCACGGTCAACAGCAGACTCACGATCAATTTCTTCATCAGCTAATCCAACTACGGCTAAGGGTTAAGTTATGGACCGGGTTTACTCGCTCATCCAAAGGATGATGGCTTGGTAATCCTCGGCACTGCAGTCCATGCACAAACCACGCGGCGGCATCGCCTTGAAACCCTGGGTCACGTGTTGCACCAGCGTCCCCATACCTTTCGCCAACCTCGGCGTCCAAGCTTCCTGATCGCCTCTTTTGGGCGCCATGGGCAGTTGGCCAGAATGACAGGCAGCACAAACACGGTTGTACACTGCTTCCGGATCCTGTGTAGCCTGTGCGCTGTAAAGCGGCATCAAGACTCCGGCAGCCAGCAGCCATTTCGTCATAAAACGACCTATTCAGGGTTGAGAGCGTTCTGCGTTCTGATGCGCAATCAAGGTCTGTCGCTCTCGTGAACTTCATCCTTCGCTGGGACAAAGCACACACAAAATCTGCGGCATTATATACTGGCGTCACTGAAACGGAAGCGACACCGCGTTCCGCGCCCAATCCCGGCGCCGCCCACATCGGAAATCCCATGCAACTCAAGAATCCCATCCTCGGCCTGTGCCAACAGTCCACATTCATGCTCAGTGCCGCCAAAGTCGATCAATGCCCTGACGACGAAGGCTTCGAAGTGGCATTTGCCGGGCGTTCCAACGCTGGCAAATCCAGCGCCCTGAACACCCTGACTCACGCCAGCCTGGCGCGCACCTCGAAAACTCCGGGTCGCACACAGCTGTTGAACTTCTTCAAGCTAGACGAAGATCGCCGTCTGGTCGACCTGCCGGGCTACGGTTATGCAAAAGTACCGATCCCGCTGAAGATGCACTGGCAGCGTCACCTTGAGGCCTACCTCGGTGGCCGCGAGAGTTTGAAAGGGCTGATCCTGATGATGGACATCCGTCATCCAATGACCGACTTCGACCTGTTGATGCTCGACTGGGCCGTCGCCGCCGGAATGCCGATGCACATTCTTCTGACCAAGGCCGACAAGCTGACCTACGGCGCCGCCAAGAACACTCTACTCAAAGTGCAGTCGGAAATTCGCAAGGGTTGGGGTGATCTGGTCACCATCCAGCTTTTTTCGGCGCCAAAACGCATGGGCCTGGAAGAGGCCTACACTGTGTTGGCGAACTGGATGGAGCTGGCGGACAAAGGCGCTGAATTGCCTGCTGAGTAAATCGCAGGCAAAAAAAGCCCCGGGATTCATTGGGGAGGGAGAATTCCGGGGTTTAAGTTCCGAACCGCTAGGGCGGGGTTCAGATATCTGCCAACACTTAACACAACATAGGAGCATCGAAGGGCTTCACCAGCCATTCAGTACCTCTGAGTGTTCGCTTGCCAGATTAGTTCAGATTTTTTTAAAAAAGCTTTGGAATAGTCTTTAGCGCTTTTTGAAATAAGCCGGTGGCATCGGCATTGCCGCGACTTCCAGCCGCGGCAATGCCGGTTTCAAATGGGCTCAGTGCGCCTCATCCCAGTTATTGCCTACACCCACTTCAACCAGCAGCGGCACGTCCAGCTTCGCCGCTTCGCTCATGTGCAGGCGAATCTCGGCGCTAACCTGTTCGACCAGATCCTCGCGAACCTCCAGCACCAGTTCGTCGTGCACCTGCAGGATGACGCGGGCATCCAGCCCGGACGTCGCCAGCCAGTTATCCACAGCCACCATGGCTTTTTTGATGATGTCCGCTGCCGTGCCCTGCATGGGGGCGTTGATCGCCGTGCGCTCGGCGGCGGCGCGTTCCTGCGGTTTGTTGGAATTGATTTCCGGCAAGTACAGGCGACGCCCGAAGAATGTCTCGACATAGCCCTGATCCGCCGCCTGCGCGCGGGTTCGGTCCATATACTCGCGAACCCCCGGATAACGGGCGAAGTAAGTGTCGATATAGGCCTTGGCGGTCTTGGTGTCGACGCCGATGTCCTTGCCCAGCTTCTGTGCGCCCATGCCGTAGATCAGGCCGAAGTTGATCGCCTTGGCGCTGCGGCGCTGATCCGACGTCACTTCATTGAGTTCGACCTTGAACACTTCGGCAGCGGTCGCGGTGTGCACGTCGAGATTGTTGCGGAACGCATTCATCAGGCCTTCGTCTTTGGACAGGTGGGCCATGATCCGCAGTTCGATCTGCGAATAGTCCGCCGCCAGCAGTTTGTAGCCTTTCGGCGCTACGAAGGCCTGACGAATGCGCCGGCCTTCAGCGGTTCGCACCGGAATGTTCTGCAGGTTCGGATCGCTGGAGGACAAGCGCCCGGTCGAGGCCACGGCTTGATGATACGAAGTGTGGATGCGCCCGGTACGCGGGTTGATCTGCTCGGGCAAGCGATCGGTGTAGGTGCTTTTCAACTTGCTCATCGAACGATGCTCCATCAGCACCTTCGGCAAGCGGTGATCTTCTTCGGCGAGCTTCGCCAGAACTTCTTCGGCGGTGGACGGCTGGCCTTTGGCGGTTTTCTTCAGCACCGGCAAGCCGAGCTTTTCGTAAAGAATCACGCCCAATTGCTTCGGCGAGCCGAGGTTGAACTCTTCCCCGGCGATCTCGAACGCTTCGCGCTCCAGAGCAACCATTTTGTTGCCCAGCTCGATGCTCTGGATGCCCAGCAGTTCGGCGTCAACGAACGCGCCTTGGCGTTCGATACGCGCCAGCACTGGCACCAGCGGAATCTCGATATCGGTCAGCACGCTGGCCAGACTCGGAATTGCGTTGAGTTTTTCAAACAACGTCTGGTGCAAACGCAGGGTGATGTCTGCGTCTTCGGCAGCGTACGGGCCGGCCTGTTCGAGGGCGATCTGATCGAACGTAAGTTGCTTGGCGCCTTTGCCGGCGATGTCCTGGAAGCTCACCGTAGTGTGATCGAGGTACTTTTGCGCGAGGCTGTCCATATCGTGACGAGTGGCAGTGGAGTTGAGCACGTAAGACTCGAGCATGGTATCGAAAGCGATGCCGCGCACCGTGATGCCTTGGCTCTGGTCGCCGCCGATGGCGCAGTTGGCCAGGATATTCATGTCGAACTTGGCGTGCTGGCCGACTTTGAGCTTGTTCGCATCTTCGAGGATCGGTTTGAGCGCGCGCAGCACGGTGTCGCGATCCAGTTGCTCCGGCACGCCGATGTAGGAGTGAGTCAACGGGATATACGCCGCTTCGTTGGCCTGCACCGCAAACGACAGGCCGACCAGTTGCGCCTGCTGCGCGTCGATGCCGGTGGTTTCCGTGTCGAAGGCGATCAGCTTGGCGTTGTTGAGCTTTTCCAGCCAGACATCGAAGCGCGCCTGATCAAGGATGGTTTCGTACGCGGCTTCAATCGGGGCGGCGGGCGCTTGCTCCGCTGGCGCGTCGAACAGATCGCCGGCCGGCGCAGGCTCGGCGGCGGCGCTCAGTTCCAGACGCTTGGCGTCGCGATCCAGATCGTTGATCCAGCTTTTGAATTCCAGCAGGGTGTACAGCTCGTAGAGCTTGGCCTGGTCTTCGGCGCCCATCTGCAGATCGTCGAGTTCGATGTCCAGCGGCACGTCGATTTTGATCGTCGCCAGTTGATAGGAAAGGAACGCCATTTCCTTGTGCTCTTCGAGCTTGGCCGGCAGGTTTTTCGCGCCACGAATCGGCAGCGTCGGCACGATGTGCAGATTCTCGTACAACTCTTTCAGGCCACCATTGACGCCGACCAGCAGGCCGGACGCAGTCTTCGGGCCGATGCCCGGAACGCCCGGGATGTTGTCGGACGAATCGCCCATCAGCGCCAGATAATCGATGATCTGCTCCGGTGCGACGCCGAATTTCTCCTTCACGCCTTCCACGTCCATCGAACTACCGGACATGGTGTTGACCAAGGTAATGTGACCGTCGACCAGTTGCGCCATGTCCTTGTCGCCGGTGGAGATGATCACCGGGCGGTCCGCCGCCGCGCTGCTGCGCGCAAGGGTGCCGATCACGTCGTCAGCCTCGACGCCGTCGACGCACAACAACGGGAAGCCGAGGGCGATCACGCTTTGGTGCAGCGGTTCGATCTGCACGCGCATGTCGTCCGGCATGCTCGGGCGATTGGCTTTGTATTCGGCGTACATCTCATCGCGAAATGTCCCACCCTTGGCATCGAACACGACGGCGAACGGGCTGTCCGGGTACTGCTTGCGCAGACTCTTGAGCATGTTCAGCACGCCTTTGACCGCACCGGTCGGCAGGCCTTTGGACGTGGTCAGTGGTGGCAATGCATGGAAGGCGCGGTACAGGTAAGACGAACCGTCCACCAGGACGAGGGGGGCTTGGCTCATGAGCAGGATCAACCTTTTCGGCGGGTCCGGCGCTAGAATAGCGGGACCGTTGACGACAAAGGGATAAGGTTATCATGCGTACGTTAAATCGCTTGCTGCTGGTCGGTTTGATCGCTGTCTCACCACTGGCTGCGATGGCGGCGGATGATGCGCCGGGCGGCGACCCTGAAGTCACCATCCGCACGGAGGGCGACAAGACCATTCAGGAGTACCGACAAAACGGTTTCCTGTATGCGATCAAGGTCACGCCGAAGGGCGCGCCGCCGTACTTTCTCGTGCGTGCCGACGGGACGGATGCCAACTTCATCCGCTCGGATCAGCCGGATATGCTGATTCCGTCATGGAGGATTTTCGAATGGAAGTAAGTGTTCAATTCACCCGGCGTCGCCGTTGCGGCGCCCGTACTGGCAGTTAAGACATGTCTGTGTTCACTCCCCTGGCTCGGCCTGAGCTGGAAACCTTTCTCGCCCCATACGGGCTCGGCCGCCTGCTTGATTTCCAGGGGATCGCCGCTGGTAGCGAAAACACCAATTTCTTCATCAGCCTGGAGCAGGGCGAATTCGTCCTGACCCTTGTCGAGCGCGGCTCGGTGGAGGAGATGCCGTTCTTCATCGATCTGCTCGATGTGCTGCACGAAGCTGATCTGCCGGTGCCTTACGCCCTGCGCACCACTGAGGGCGTGGCGTTGCGTGAACTCAAAGGCAAACCGGCGCTGTTGCAACCGCGCCTGTCCGGCAAACACATCAAGGTCGCCAACGCCCAGCATTGCGCGCAGGTTGGCGAGTTGCAGGCGCATCTGCACCTGGCGACTCAGGGCGAACGCATGATCAAGCGCAAGACCGATCGTGGTCTGGACTGGATGCTGGAGGAGGGCACTGAGTTTCTCTCGCACCTGAGCGATGAACCGCGCGCTTTGCTGCAAAAGGCGCTGAACGAAATCAGCGAACGCAAGGACAAGATCCTCGCATTGCCGCGAGCGAACATTCACGCCGACCTGTTCCGCGATAACGCGATGTTCGAAGGCACGCACCTGACCGGGTTGATCGACTTCTATAACGCTTGCTCGGGGCCGATGCTGTACGACGTGGCGATTGCCTTGAATGACTGGTGTTCGGACGAGGAGGGCGTGATCAATGGCCCGCGTGCCCGGGCATTTCTCGGCGCATACGCGGCGCTGCGGCCGTTCACCGCGGCGGAGGCGGAGTTGTGGCCAACGATGTTGCGCGTGGCCTGTGTGCGGTTCTGGTTGTCACGCTTGATTGCCGCCGAACAGTTCGCCGGGCAAGACGTGCTGATTCACGATCCGCAGGAGTTCGAACAGCGCTTGGCGCAGCGGCAGCAGATTCATACACCGTTGCCTTTTGCCCTTTAAGATCAAAAGATCGCAGCCTGCTGCAGCTCCTACAGAGGTCACATGTAGGAGCTGCAGCAGGCTGCGATCTTTTCTATGGGCTACAACGATTCCAGGCAGCCGGCCAGATCATTGCCCAGCTTTTCCAGCACCTGCTCATACCCCTGAGCCGTCGCCGGGGTGTATCCGCCCAACGCATCCAGCTCAGCCAGTTTCACCGGCAGGCCTGCGACGAGGGTTTCCGCCAAACGCGGGCGCAGTGGTGGCTCGCTGAACACGCAGGTCTTGCCCACTTCCTGCAAGCGTTGGCGCATCGCCGCGACGTGCTGCGCGCCCGGCTGCACTTCGGCGGCCACGGCAAACACCCCGGCGTGCTTCAAGCCGTAAGCGTCCTCGAAATAATCAAACGCCTCGTGAAACACGAAGTACGGCTTGCCTTCTACGCCGGCCAGACGCTTCTTCAAGCGTTGATCCAGTGCGTCGAGGCGCTCATCAAAGGCTTTGGCGTTGCTCTGATAGCGTTCGGCATTGGCCGGATCGGCGGCGCTAAGATCGGCGGCCATTTTGTCGGCGATCACCCGTGCATTGACCGGTGACAGCCACAAGTGCGCGTCGAGCGAGCCTGGGCGATGATCGTGATCGTGCTCGTCGGCCTCTTCGGCGTGGGAATGGTTGTCTTCACCAAAGTGGCGCAACTTGAGCCCCGGCAGATCCTGCACCGCGACGCTTGGCTGCGTGCGACCATTCAGCACCCGTGGCAGAAAACCTTCCATGTCCGGACCGATCCAGTAGAGCAGGTCCACCGATTGCACCTTCCGTACGTCGGATGGGCGCAGGGCGTAATTATGCGGCGAAGCACCCGGCGGCAGCAGTACCTCGGGAATCGCCACACCGTCCTGCACAGCCGCCGCAATCAGCTGCAACGGTTTGATGCTGGTAAGGACTTTGACCTCGGCCTGAGCCGTACCGATCAGCAGAAAACTGGCAACAAAAGCCACAAAAACAGAAAAAAGTCGGGACACGATGACCACTCAATGAGGCGAGAACGGGTAACATAATAACGTCTCTATCAAATCTCGTCGCCGCCAATGCCTATTACACCGATCGCCAGCCGTCCCCACGACCACTCACATTGCGTGCACAGCGCATTGTCCGAGGCCGATACCTTGTGCGCGCAGAAAGGCTTGCGCCTGACCGCTCTGCGCCGCCGGGTGCTGGAATTGGTCTGGCAGAGTCACAAGCCGCTGGGCGCCTACGACATTCTCGCGGTGTTGAGCGAGCAGGATGGCCGCCGTGCTGCGCCGCCTACCGTGTACCGCGCGCTGGATTTCCTTCTGGAAAACGGTCTGGTGCATCGCATCTCATCGCTTAACGCTTTTGTCGGTTGCGTTCACCCTGAGCACGCGCATCAGGGCCAGTTCCTGATCTGCCGCACCTGCCACGCGGCTATCGAACTTGAGCAAAAAGTGATCAGCGACGCGATCATCAACAGCGCCAAAGACGTCGGTTTCATCGTCGAAGCGCAGACCGTCGAAGTCGTCGGCCTGTGCTCCGGTTGCCAGGGGGCCTGATGAGCAATGCGCTGATCCGTCTGGAACAGGTCGCAGTCACGTTTGCCGGGCAGACCGTGCTGGACAATATCGAGCTGAGTGTCGAGCCGGGGCAGATCGTCACCCTGATCGGCCCCAACGGCGCGGGCAAGACCACTCTGGTTCGCGCCGTGCTTGGCCTGTTGAAGCCGAACAGCGGCAGCGTCTGGCGCAAGCCGAAACTGCGCGTCGGCTATATGCCGCAAAAATTGCACGTCGATCCGACACTGCCGCTGTCGGTGCTGCGCTTTCTGCGCCTGGTCCCCGGCGTTGATCGCCCGCGCGCCCTGGCCGCGTTGAAAGAAGTTGGCGCCGAACACGTCATCGACAGCCCGGTGCAAAGTGTTTCCGGCGGCGAAATGCAGCGTGTGCTGCTGGCCCGGGCACTGCTGCGTGAGCCAGAGTTGCTGGTACTCGACGAGCCGGTGCAAGGCGTTGACGTCGCTGGCCAAGCCGAGCTGTACAGCCTGATCACGCGTCTGCGCGACCGTCACGGTTGCGGCGTGCTGATGGTCTCCCACGATTTGCATCTGGTGATGAGCACCACCGATCAGGTGGTCTGCCTCAACCGTCACGTCTGCTGCTCCGGACATCCCGAGCAGGTCAGCGGCGATCCGGCATTTGTCGAGCTGTTCGGCAAGAACGCGCCGAGCCTGGCGATCTATCATCACCATCACGACCACGCTCATGACCTGCACGGTTCGGTGGTCAAAGGCCCGGTGAGCGGGCAACCTCACGTTCATGGAGACGGCTGCAAGCATGGCTGATTTTCTGTTGTATGCCCTGCTTGCAGGTCTGGCGCTGGCGCTGGTGGCCGGGCCGCTCGGTTCGTTCGTGGTCTGGCGGCGAATGGCGTATTTCGGCGACACCTTGTCCCATGCCGCGCTGCTCGGTGTGGCACTGGGCTTTCTGCTGGATGTCAGCCCGACAGTTGCGGTCACGGTCGGCTGCCTGCTGTTGGCGGTGTTGCTTGTGACGTTGCAACAGCGCCAGCCACTGGCGTCTGACACGCTTTTGGGAATTCTCGCGCCGAGCACGCTCTCTCTCGGCCTGGTGGTACTAAGCTTCATGCATGAAGTGCGGATCGACCTGATGGCCTATCTGTTCGGTGACCTGCTGGCGATCAGTCCGAGCGACCTGGCGTGGATTCTCGGCGGAACCGCTGCAGTGCTGGTGTTGCTGGTGACGCTGTGGCGACCACTGCTCGCGGTCACCGTGCACGAGGAATTGGCCCGGGTCGAGGGCTTGCCGGTGGCCGGTTTGCGTCTGGCGCTGATGCTGTTGATCGCCGTGGTGATCGCGGTGGCGATGAAAATCGTCGGTGTGTTGCTGATTACTTCGCTGTTGATCATCCCGGCGGCTGCGGCACAGCGTCACGCCCGCTCGCCGGAGCAGATGGCGCTGGGCGCGAGCCTGCTGGGCATGCTCGCGGTGTGCGGCGGGCTGGCGATGTCGTGGTTCAAGGACACCCCGGCGGGGCCGTCAATCGTAGTGACGGCGGCCGCACTGTTTCTGTTGAGTTTTGTTCTGCCCCGTCGTGGGGTGTAGACTTGGCCGCTTTTTGCGCAAATAGAGAGTCGCAGGAATGAAGCCGTTCGCCTCCCGTTATCTGCTCCTTGTCGCATTTTCAGTGCTGCTGGGTGCCTGCCAGAGTACCCCGCCGGTGGCTGAAGTCCCCGATGCGCGGGCTACGGCCATCGCACAGCTGGAGCAAAGCTTGGCCACCAGTGAACTGGCCACTGCCGAAGACCAGTTGGCCACGTTGCAAGCCCAAACCCCTAACGATCAATCCCTTGAGCAGTACCAGCGGCAATTGGCCGAGGCGTATTTGCGCCGCAGCCAGATTGTCCTGCAGAAAGGCGATGTGAACGCTGCCGCCACTGCATTGAGCCGCGCCCGGGCCCTGATGCCCAAGGCGCCGGCGCTGACCGGTGGCGTCAACGGTGCCATCACCGAAGCGCGCAAGGCCGAGCTGGAAAAGGCTGAAGCCGCATTGATGGCTGCCGAAGCCCGGCCGAAAGCCAAGGTGATCGACCCGACGGCCGAAAGCACCACGGTTGCGTTGAATATCGCTGATATCCATAAGCTGCAGCGACAGCTCGATGCGATCGCTGCCGATGTGGTGAATTATGAATGCGCTGTCAGCATTCAGGCCCCGCGCACCGCGGATTATCCGTGGCTGGCGACCCTGCTGACCAAGCGAGTCAAAAAGCTCAATCCTGATTTTGATTTGCAGATTGAGAAGCAGATCTTGCGCACAGTGCCGGCGCAGATGGTTTTAAGCCCGCGTAAGCCGTAAAAAAGATCGTCCAAACGCGGCCCGAGCCTCCGGCAGCTCCTACATGGGATCGAGTACATCCTGTAGGAGCTGCCGAAGGCTCGGGCCGCGTTTCGGACGATCTTTTGCTTTTACGCTGGAATCGCCTTGGCCTTAGGCTCCCGCGCCCAAACCCGATGCTCGCCAATCGCGGCGAAGAACGGCTTGGTCAACGCGGTGACATCCTTGCCTTGCAGCAACCCCGCATCAGCGTCGAGTTTCAGCAGATCCTGCAGTTGCTTGGCCTCACCCTGCAGCGCAATCGCCTTCAGGTGCTTGTACGCCTCCAGCAGGTAGTGCAACGCCACGCCATCACCGCTGAGCGCCGTGATCGACGCCGCGCCGCCCGGCACAAATACCGCGTCAAAGGCAATCGACGGCATGCCTTCCATCGACGCATCCACCGGCAACGCCTTGCCATCAGCGGTTTTCACCGGAGCCGAGGTCGGGCCGAGCACTTTGGCGTGAGCACCTTCGGCTTCCAGGGCTTTCTTCATCGCATCAATGGCCGCACCGTCAACCCCATTGGCAGCGAGAATCGCCACTTTGCGCGTCTTGATGTCGCCGGGCAGCAGGTTGGCCTGGCTCAGCGCCGGCGAGCGTTCCAGTGAGGTCTTGCGCACTTCGACCGTGCCTTTGGCTGGCGCTGGCAAACCGAGGTTTTCCGCAACGCGTTTGGCCAGGGTCAGGTCGATATTCGCCAGAATCTCGTTCACTTCACGGGCACGAATGAATTCCCGCTCGACCTTGCCCAGCTCGAAACTGTAAGCGGCGATGATGTGCTCTTTCTCGTGGTCGCTCATGCTGTTGAAGAACAGCCGCGCTTGGGAGAAGTGATCGCTGAACGACTCGCTGCGCTGACGGATCTTCGCCGCGTCGATGCGCTCCGGATAGCTTTCGAACCCACCGTCCTGTGCTGCCGGCGGGGTTTCTTTCGGCCAGCCGCCGTCAATCGAATTAGGCTCGTAAGAAGCGCGGCCCTTGTCGATGGTGGTGCGATGTTGGGCATCGCGTTGACCGTTGTGGAACGGTGCAACTGGGCGGTTGATCGGCAGCTCATGGAAGTTCGGCCCACCGAGTCGGCTGATTTGCGTGTCAGTGTAGGAAAACAGCCGACCTTGCAGCAGCGGGTCGTTGGAGAAGTCGATGCCCGGCACGATGTGGCCAGGGCAGAACGCGACCTGCTCGGTTTCGGCGAAAAAATTGTCCGGGTTGCGGTTGAGGGTCATTTTGCCCAGCGGCGTGATCGGCACGATTTCTTCGGGGATGATCTTGGTCGGGTCGAGAATGTCGAAATCGAAGTCGTGTTCGTTTTCCTCTTCGACGATCTGCACGCCCAATTCCCATTCCGGGTAGTCGCCCATCTCGATCGCTTCCCACAGGTCACGACGGTGGTAGTCGGTGTCCTTGCCGGCGAGTTTCTGCGCCTCGTCCCAAA
This window of the Pseudomonas fluorescens genome carries:
- the katE gene encoding catalase HPII translates to MSIKKPAPDKSEMAGTDTQDRANTNTKLDSLEKFRSDATGQALRTNQGVKIADNQNTLKAGPRGPSLLEDFIMREKITHFDHERIPERIVHARGTGAHGFFQAYENHAALTKAGFLQDPGKKTPVFVRFSTVQGPRGSGDTVRDVRGFAVKFFTDEGNFDLVGNNMPVFFIQDAIKFPDFVHAVKPEPHNEIPTGGSAHDTFWDFVSLVPESAHMVIWAMSDRAIPKSLRSMQGFGVHTFRLINAEGKSRFVKFHWRPTAGTCSLVWDEAQKLAGKDTDYHRRDLWEAIEMGDYPEWELGVQIVEEENEHDFDFDILDPTKIIPEEIVPITPLGKMTLNRNPDNFFAETEQVAFCPGHIVPGIDFSNDPLLQGRLFSYTDTQISRLGGPNFHELPINRPVAPFHNGQRDAQHRTTIDKGRASYEPNSIDGGWPKETPPAAQDGGFESYPERIDAAKIRQRSESFSDHFSQARLFFNSMSDHEKEHIIAAYSFELGKVEREFIRAREVNEILANIDLTLAKRVAENLGLPAPAKGTVEVRKTSLERSPALSQANLLPGDIKTRKVAILAANGVDGAAIDAMKKALEAEGAHAKVLGPTSAPVKTADGKALPVDASMEGMPSIAFDAVFVPGGAASITALSGDGVALHYLLEAYKHLKAIALQGEAKQLQDLLKLDADAGLLQGKDVTALTKPFFAAIGEHRVWAREPKAKAIPA